A single genomic interval of Planctomycetia bacterium harbors:
- a CDS encoding DUF4411 family protein, whose translation MAQLFCLDTSFFINGWHRHYAPDVFPAIWTKLETLMGTNEVFSCAEVLDELTMQQDELYRWAKARKRWFVPPDETVIWQMQEVMSRFPNFAASGGAPNASDPWVIARAKAEKAVLVTDERKASNPPKSTRPPKMPDACTALNVQWLSPLDFLRAIDVRL comes from the coding sequence GTGGCTCAGTTGTTTTGCCTTGATACAAGCTTCTTCATCAATGGTTGGCATCGTCATTATGCTCCAGATGTGTTTCCTGCCATCTGGACTAAACTGGAAACTCTCATGGGAACAAATGAAGTGTTCTCATGCGCGGAAGTACTCGACGAGTTAACGATGCAGCAGGATGAACTATATCGCTGGGCAAAGGCGCGAAAGCGATGGTTCGTACCGCCTGATGAGACCGTGATTTGGCAAATGCAAGAGGTCATGTCTCGGTTTCCAAACTTCGCCGCCTCCGGTGGTGCGCCGAACGCAAGCGATCCGTGGGTGATCGCACGCGCCAAGGCCGAAAAGGCGGTATTGGTGACGGACGAAAGGAAGGCTAGTAATCCACCGAAAAGCACTCGACCGCCGAAGATGCCGGACGCCTGTACTGCATTGAACGTGCAGTGGCTTTCGCCGCTCGATTTTCTAAGAGCCATCGACGTACGCCTATAG